The DNA window CGCTGTTCTCGGACTGCAAACCCGCGCCACCGCGCACCGGCGGGGAGTTCATGGAGTGTGAGCAGAGCGGCGTCCGTGTGGGCTGGGGCATGGGCGACTTCATTCAGTTGAGGATCGCGAAAGCAGGCACCCGCCTCGACGACACCTGTGAAATGCTGCTGGACGACGGCAAACCCGTGCCGATCTCCGCCGAAGAAAAGGCCAAGCTGCTGCAACAGGTGATCGATCTGGACGTGCTCGCGCCTTTCTGGCACCGAGATCTGCCGGGTCGAGACCCGCTCAACGTGCTCCAGAACGAGCTGGTGAGCGGCACTCCACCGCTGACCCTCTTTGGGTCGAAGGTCGTATACGTCGACCGCGGCCTGGCCGAGAAGAAGAAGCTCCCCTTCTTCGAGTTCACCAAGCTCTCGTCGAGCCAGACGAAGACCCGCATCGAGTTTCGCTTCCCGGTCGAAGGGGTCGTCGGGCACGCGGAGTTCGAGAAACGCCACGACGAATGGCGACTGACCGAGAAAAACGTCGCGGAACGCTGAACGCGCCGTGCCGCGAGCGGCGTGTTAGGCTTTGGCTTTCGGGAGGCCTGTTCATGCGGTCCTTGGTGCTTGGTCTTGGGGTGACACTTCTGCTTGGCGCTTTGCTCCCCGCTGCGTGCGCGGCCTCCGACAGCGGCGGCCCCGGCGCGTCGAACGGCGGCTCGGGTGGCACCAACGTCGGAGGCTCTGGAGGCCCGGATGGCTCGGCCGCTACGGGTGGTCTCGTCAGCGGCGGCGGCTCAGGCGGCGGCGGTGGACTCGACCCGGACGCCTCCTGTGCGAAGTACAGCCAAGAGGCCAAACAGGCCTCCGCGGCGATGCTGTTCGTGGTCGACGGCAGCGCCAGCATGGCGCAGAGCGCAAAGTGGGGAAACGCCCAGGCCGCCACCATCGCGGCCATCGACAAGGACGCTTTCGACAACACCTCGCTCGGCCTGGTGCGCTTCCCCGCGACCTTCACCGACCCGCCCAAGTGCCTGTGTGACTACGCCTGCGCGCCCCTCGGCGGCTGCGACATCGCAACCTGCAAGGCCCTCGCGTTCCCGACCGGCATCGCCTGCGGGGTTTCCTTCCTGCCGCAGGTACAGATCAGCGACTCGACCACCCAGAAGAGCAACCAGGGTGGGGTGCGCAAGCAGATCTACGATTACCTGGCCAGCCCGAGCAACGGCCCGGTCACCGACCCGTCGGATGCGTCTCCGATCTACGACGCAATGACGGCCGGATACACCGCGCTCAGAGGGCAGAACATCGACCGGCGCATCATGGTGCTGATCACCGACGGTGGGTTCTCGTGTACCTCGGTCTCGAACCCGGTGCGGCCCGGCTACACCGACGGAGCCTGCAACGACTGGGAGTACCCCGACAGCGTGAACGCGCTGATCAAACAAAACTACGACGACCCGCAGAAGCCGATCTTCACGTTCATCGTCGGGGTGCCGGGCTCGGACAGCACCGGGGCCATGCAGGGCACGTATGCGACGGCGCCGTACAACATGCTCCTGGCGCTGAGCACCTACGCCGTGACGGGAGCGCCGAGCTCCGTGCCGGCCGACTGCGACAAGACGGCGAAGTTCACGCCAACCGGGGCAGCGCCGACCAAAGCCTGCCATTTCGACCTGTCGAAGGCCGGCAACTTCAACGCCGATCAGCTGGCAACGGCCATCGAGCAGATCCGCGGCAAGGCGCTGGGTTGTGTGTTCGACATTCCGACGCCGCCCCCGGGTGAGGTCGTCGACAAGAACAAGACCAACGTGAACCTGACGCTCGAAGGCAAGACGGACACCCTGCCGAAGCGCTCGGATCCGACCGACACCTGCGCAACCAGCCCGTGCTGGGATTTCAAGGGCGAGAAACAGATCGAGCTGATCGGCAAGGCGTGTGAGGATCTGTCGAAGGCCAAAGACGCCAAGGTCGAGATCTTCTCGGGCTGCACCCAGATCATCAAGTGAGCGATGTCCGAAGACGACGCAAAAAAGGCCATTCTCTCCCGGCGCGCGCGCTTCGTCGCGGCGGCGCTCGCCAGCGCAGGGCTCGTGGTGTCGACCGCCAACTGCGGTGGTGATACCGAAAAAGACAAGGGCGACGCCTCCGTCGGCGGCAGCGGCGGCACGCCCCAGCCCTGTCTGTCTCCGCCCCCGGGCGGCAGCGGCGGCAGCGGCGGCACACCCGAACCCTGTCTCGGCATGCCCGCCGGAGGCTACGCCGGCTACGCTGGCGCGCCGGGGCCGTGTCTCAGCGCGCCCGCCGGAGGCTACGCCGGGACTGGACCCGAGCTCGACGCGGACATCGCCGACGCAACGGACGCGAACGAAGGCTCGGACTGAGCGCGGCGCGAACGCCGGAGGTCAGCGCAGGCCTTCGCCGCCAACGTACTCGTCTTCCCAGTCCTCACCGTCGAAGGGCCAGTACTCCTCGTCATCACCCAGCCAGCGCTCGGCTCTGAGGG is part of the Myxococcales bacterium genome and encodes:
- a CDS encoding VWA domain-containing protein encodes the protein MRSLVLGLGVTLLLGALLPAACAASDSGGPGASNGGSGGTNVGGSGGPDGSAATGGLVSGGGSGGGGGLDPDASCAKYSQEAKQASAAMLFVVDGSASMAQSAKWGNAQAATIAAIDKDAFDNTSLGLVRFPATFTDPPKCLCDYACAPLGGCDIATCKALAFPTGIACGVSFLPQVQISDSTTQKSNQGGVRKQIYDYLASPSNGPVTDPSDASPIYDAMTAGYTALRGQNIDRRIMVLITDGGFSCTSVSNPVRPGYTDGACNDWEYPDSVNALIKQNYDDPQKPIFTFIVGVPGSDSTGAMQGTYATAPYNMLLALSTYAVTGAPSSVPADCDKTAKFTPTGAAPTKACHFDLSKAGNFNADQLATAIEQIRGKALGCVFDIPTPPPGEVVDKNKTNVNLTLEGKTDTLPKRSDPTDTCATSPCWDFKGEKQIELIGKACEDLSKAKDAKVEIFSGCTQIIK